One part of the Cottoperca gobio chromosome 14, fCotGob3.1, whole genome shotgun sequence genome encodes these proteins:
- the fez1 gene encoding fasciculation and elongation protein zeta-1 has protein sequence MEAPLVCLDEEFEDLRPCRMDELDHPALKHSSYSTTSTVPLASITREDFSELENFSEMMSFKSMEDLVNEFDEKLNVCFHNYNTKTEVLAPIRNQSHNQDDEERLQDEDVWDALTDNYISNWDGTDSEGLNGNLSDQEIHEKEEEEMNEKNDNANCLNEEPLITADQVIEEIVEMMENSPDPGETEEEDEEESSHCSSRTNPSLLEEIRQLSQASNNNCSYEGLSLMPSSALVELLQRVEAAIREYSEELVSQLARREELEFEKEVKNTFITALMEVQNRQKEQRDSSKRRRRDKTLSLQGGGTSPVSAGNTAPMGHTEKTGSMPVKRFSMEGLSNILQTGIRQTFGSTGNEKQYLNTVIPYEKNGTAPSVEDLQMLTKLLYAMKEDSEKVPTLLTDYILKVLCPT, from the exons ATGGAAGCCCCTCTTGTGTGTTTGGATGAGGAGTTTGAGGACCTCCGGCCCTGCCGCATGGATGAGTTGGACCACCCAGCGCTCAAACACTCCTCTtactccaccacctccaccgTACCTCTGGCCTCCATCACTCGCGAGGACTTCTCTGAGCTGGAGAACTTCTCTGAGATGATGAGCTTCAAGTCAATGGAGGACCTGGTCAACGAGTTTGACGAGAAGCTCAATGTTTGCTTTCACAATTACAACACCAAGACGGAGGTCCTGGCGCCCATACGCAACCAGTCACACAACCAGGATGATGAAGAGAGGCTGCAGGATGAAGA TGTGTGGGATGCTCTAACCGACAACTACATCTCCAACTGGGACGGCACGGACTCAGAGGGACTCAACGGCAATCTTTCTGACCAGGAG ATCCAcgaaaaagaggaggaggagatgaatgAGAAGAATGACAATGCCAACTGCCTGAATGAAGAGCCTCTTATCACAGCTgatcag gTCATTGAAGAGATAGTCGAGATGATGGAGAACTCTCCGGATCCTGGCGaaactgaggaggaggatgaagaggagagcagCCACTGCTCCTCCAGGACTAACCCCTCCCTGCTGGAGGAGATCAGGCAGCTGTCACAGGCCTCCAACAACAATTGCTCCTATGAAg GCTTGAGTCTGATGCCCAGCTCAGCGCTCGTCGAACTGCTGCAAAGGGTCGAGGCCGCCATCCGCGAGTACTCCGAGGAGCTGGTCAGCCAGCTGGCTCGGCGTGAGGAGCTGGAGTTTGAGAAAGAGGTGAAGAACACGTTCATCACGGCCCTGATGGAGGTGCAGAACAGGCAGAAGGAGCAACGGGACAGCAGTAAACGCAGGCGCCGGGACAAGACCCTGAGCCTGCAGGGGGGAGGGACGTCTCCTGTGAGTGCAGGGAATACAGCTCCCATGGGCCACACGGAGAAGACAGGGAGCATGCCTGTCAAG CGTTTCAGCATGGAGGGACTGTCTAACATCCTGCAGACGGGTATCAGACAGACATTTGGAAGCACAGGAAATGAGAAACAG TATCTTAATACAGTTATTCCATATGAGAAGAACGGCACCGCTCCATCTGTTGAAGACCTGCAGATGCTCACAAAAC TTCTTTACGCCATGAAGGAGGACAGTGAGAAGGTGCCTACACTGCTAACTGACTACATATTGAAAG TCTTGTGTCCTACCTAA